One Amorphoplanes digitatis genomic window carries:
- a CDS encoding TIGR03086 family metal-binding protein translates to MTQTADNAPNPNAAPGGDPRPALEGAIELAGDVLAGVRPEQYENVTPCPDYDVRQMCNHLISVLRRIAVLGAGGDFFAVQHFATDVTDGEWPTAWANAGRDVESVWSDPAVLGRPVKLPWGPMPGAAAAVMYTNEITLHTWDLAKATGQSPKWDPAVLAVPLAAMRRAMPAEPRGGQVPFGPVVPVADDAPDIDRLVGWYGRRP, encoded by the coding sequence ATGACGCAGACCGCCGACAACGCACCGAATCCGAATGCCGCTCCGGGCGGAGATCCGCGCCCGGCCCTGGAGGGCGCCATCGAGCTCGCCGGCGACGTCCTCGCCGGCGTGCGGCCCGAGCAGTACGAGAACGTCACGCCGTGCCCGGACTACGACGTCCGGCAGATGTGCAACCACCTGATCTCCGTCCTGCGCCGGATCGCGGTGCTCGGTGCCGGCGGCGACTTCTTCGCCGTGCAGCACTTCGCCACCGACGTCACCGACGGCGAGTGGCCGACCGCGTGGGCGAACGCCGGCCGCGACGTGGAGAGCGTCTGGTCCGACCCCGCCGTGCTCGGCCGGCCGGTGAAGCTGCCGTGGGGCCCGATGCCCGGCGCGGCCGCCGCGGTGATGTACACCAACGAGATCACGCTGCACACCTGGGACCTGGCGAAGGCCACCGGGCAGAGCCCGAAGTGGGATCCGGCGGTGCTGGCCGTGCCGCTGGCCGCGATGAGGCGCGCCATGCCGGCCGAGCCGCGCGGCGGTCAGGTGCCGTTCGGCCCGGTGGTGCCCGTCGCCGACGACGCACCGGACATCGACCGGCTGGTCGGCTGGTACGGCCGCCGTCCCTGA
- a CDS encoding alpha/beta hydrolase family protein has protein sequence MRQLFDDPLWQMFAERALTTMTRGGAEYGEVAAIAEQAGAGDAGAWHEAWSGYADRVRGWAEDSHDRGHRVSAREAYLRAATYLRASYQPLFGEPTDPRLVAAFERESDCFGRFAELAPHPVRPVRVPFEGTGLPGYLCLAGDGVRPLLVCVNGYDSNVHEMYFSFAVPALRRGYHCLLVDGPGQGGALILRRLRMRPDWEHVLRAVVDAALARPEVDGDRIAVMGWSFGGYLAPRGAAGEPRIAALVADPGQWDQAAAIRAVLPPPVRDRFPDVDPAELEPLLAAAAGDPVGRWKLVQRGLWVHGAATLADMMIDLGRRYTLSDVAGSIACPTLVAAADGDPASGGAPALYEALSCPKRMVRFTAAEGATGHCESWNRSRFDQVVFDWLDETLFGID, from the coding sequence ATGAGGCAGCTGTTCGACGACCCGCTGTGGCAGATGTTCGCCGAGCGCGCGCTGACGACGATGACCCGCGGCGGCGCCGAGTACGGCGAAGTCGCCGCGATCGCGGAACAGGCCGGCGCCGGTGACGCGGGCGCCTGGCACGAGGCCTGGAGCGGATATGCGGACCGGGTGCGCGGCTGGGCCGAGGACAGCCACGACCGTGGTCACCGGGTGAGCGCCCGCGAGGCGTACCTGCGGGCCGCCACGTACCTGCGCGCGTCGTACCAGCCGCTGTTCGGCGAGCCGACCGACCCGCGGCTGGTGGCGGCGTTCGAGCGGGAGTCGGACTGCTTCGGCCGGTTCGCCGAGCTCGCGCCGCACCCGGTGCGGCCGGTGCGGGTGCCGTTCGAGGGCACCGGCCTGCCCGGCTACCTGTGCCTCGCCGGTGACGGGGTGCGGCCGCTGCTGGTGTGCGTCAACGGCTACGACAGCAACGTCCACGAGATGTACTTCTCGTTCGCGGTGCCGGCGCTGCGCCGGGGCTACCACTGCCTGCTGGTGGACGGCCCCGGCCAGGGCGGCGCGCTGATCCTGCGACGGCTGCGGATGCGGCCCGACTGGGAGCACGTGCTGCGGGCGGTCGTCGACGCCGCGCTGGCCCGGCCCGAGGTCGACGGCGACCGGATCGCCGTCATGGGCTGGAGCTTCGGCGGCTACCTCGCGCCGCGCGGCGCCGCCGGCGAGCCGAGGATCGCGGCGCTTGTCGCCGACCCGGGCCAATGGGACCAGGCCGCCGCGATCCGGGCCGTGCTGCCGCCGCCGGTCCGCGACCGGTTTCCCGACGTCGACCCGGCGGAGCTGGAGCCGCTGCTGGCCGCGGCGGCCGGCGATCCGGTCGGCCGGTGGAAGCTGGTGCAGCGCGGACTGTGGGTGCACGGCGCGGCGACCCTCGCCGACATGATGATCGACCTGGGCCGCCGTTACACGTTGTCGGACGTGGCCGGGTCGATCGCCTGCCCGACGCTGGTCGCCGCGGCTGACGGCGACCCGGCCTCCGGCGGCGCCCCGGCACTGTACGAGGCGCTGAGCTGTCCGAAGAGGATGGTGCGGTTCACCGCCGCCGAGGGCGCGACCGGGCACTGCGAGTCCTGGAACCGGTCCCGCTTCGACCAGGTCGTCTTCGACTGGCTGGACGAGACCCTGTTCGGAATTGATTGA
- a CDS encoding helix-turn-helix domain-containing protein yields MDPAAGPLQAFAFALRKVRIEAGSPTYRTLARSAGYSAATLSEAAGGTRKPTLDVVLAYVGACRGDTDEWRARWHDLTAELAQAPPAADPVPPPAEKVTVDRARRRPRRRYLVAAGIAAALPLAGLAVAVVRDRGGDPGCPSRPDGTAFTAVSYGAGARVRDGAARDAPIARTIPSGCTIGFVGYCLGEKIHDNTGGTPDIRWFKLPDGDVVASGIVHGNPPPDLAPVRCADDRPGPAAIALTAAADPARPDTVRLTAAGSRLDIVGFAALYHPEEPPTARRWRQVGFTEETADKPGFGVSWPLDGVAAGPEPVLIAAVACLGGDGPTTLLDARSAGTDPRRKRFAPVSLSAQEQAEAARAACTYPP; encoded by the coding sequence GTGGATCCGGCCGCCGGCCCGCTCCAGGCGTTCGCCTTCGCGCTGCGCAAGGTGCGCATCGAGGCGGGTAGCCCGACCTACCGGACGCTGGCCCGCAGCGCCGGCTACAGCGCCGCGACCCTGTCCGAGGCGGCCGGCGGAACCCGCAAGCCGACCCTGGACGTGGTGCTCGCGTACGTCGGCGCCTGCCGGGGGGACACCGACGAGTGGCGCGCCCGCTGGCACGACCTGACCGCCGAGCTGGCTCAGGCCCCGCCCGCCGCCGACCCGGTGCCGCCGCCGGCCGAGAAGGTCACTGTGGACCGGGCCCGCCGCCGCCCGCGGCGCCGGTATCTCGTCGCCGCCGGCATCGCGGCGGCGCTGCCGCTGGCGGGGCTCGCCGTCGCCGTCGTCCGGGACCGGGGCGGCGACCCGGGCTGCCCGTCGCGGCCGGACGGCACGGCGTTCACGGCGGTCAGCTACGGCGCGGGCGCCCGGGTCCGCGACGGCGCGGCCCGCGACGCGCCGATCGCCCGGACGATCCCGAGCGGGTGCACTATCGGCTTCGTCGGCTACTGCCTCGGCGAGAAGATCCACGACAACACCGGCGGCACGCCCGACATCCGCTGGTTCAAGCTGCCCGACGGCGACGTCGTCGCCTCCGGGATCGTCCACGGCAACCCGCCGCCGGACCTCGCGCCCGTCCGGTGCGCCGACGACCGGCCGGGCCCCGCCGCGATCGCGCTGACCGCGGCGGCGGATCCGGCCCGGCCCGACACGGTACGGCTCACCGCGGCGGGATCCCGCCTGGACATCGTGGGCTTCGCCGCCCTCTACCACCCGGAGGAGCCGCCGACGGCGCGGCGCTGGCGGCAGGTCGGCTTCACCGAGGAGACCGCCGACAAGCCCGGCTTCGGCGTCTCCTGGCCGCTCGACGGCGTCGCCGCCGGCCCGGAGCCGGTGCTGATCGCCGCGGTCGCCTGCCTCGGCGGCGACGGGCCGACGACGTTGCTGGACGCCCGGTCCGCCGGTACCGACCCGCGCCGCAAGAGGTTCGCGCCGGTCTCGCTCAGTGCGCAGGAGCAGGCCGAGGCGGCGCGGGCGGCCTGCACGTACCCGCCGTAG
- a CDS encoding NAD(P)-dependent alcohol dehydrogenase yields the protein MKAIVQDGYGGPEVLRFTEVERPTATGDRLLVRVRAAAVNAYDWHVMRGDPRLARLSVGLRRPKTRIRGRDFAGQVEAVGPAVTRFRPGDEVFGDLGPADGAFAEYVSVAEDLVATRPPELTPEQAAAIPLAGVTALQGLRDLAPGQRILINGASGGVGTFALQLAKAAGAEVTGVCGTRNVALVRSLGADHVVDYRREDVIAAGRRYDVVFDLVGNRTLSEYRRVLTPAGTLILSGGGVYEGGSLLGPMRLILRGQLLSRFVSQRVLILSATTSRDDLETLAGMAAAGTLTPAIDRTFPLSAAADAIRYLEHEHATAKVVITV from the coding sequence ATGAAGGCGATCGTGCAGGACGGGTACGGCGGACCGGAGGTGCTGCGGTTCACGGAGGTGGAGCGGCCGACCGCGACCGGCGACCGGCTGCTCGTGCGGGTCCGCGCCGCCGCGGTCAACGCATACGACTGGCACGTCATGCGGGGCGACCCGCGGCTGGCCCGGCTCTCCGTCGGCCTGCGGCGCCCGAAGACCCGGATCCGCGGCCGCGACTTCGCCGGACAGGTGGAGGCGGTCGGGCCCGCGGTGACCCGGTTCCGCCCGGGCGACGAGGTCTTCGGCGACCTCGGACCGGCCGACGGCGCGTTCGCCGAGTACGTGAGCGTCGCCGAGGATCTCGTGGCGACGCGGCCGCCCGAGCTCACGCCGGAGCAGGCGGCCGCGATCCCGCTCGCCGGGGTGACCGCGCTGCAAGGCCTGCGCGATCTGGCGCCCGGGCAGCGGATCCTGATCAACGGCGCCTCGGGCGGCGTGGGCACCTTCGCACTGCAACTGGCGAAGGCCGCCGGCGCGGAGGTGACCGGGGTGTGCGGCACCCGGAACGTCGCGCTGGTCCGCTCGCTGGGCGCCGACCACGTCGTCGACTACCGCCGGGAGGACGTCATCGCCGCCGGCCGCCGCTACGACGTCGTGTTCGACCTGGTGGGCAACCGGACCCTGAGCGAGTACCGGCGCGTGCTGACGCCGGCCGGGACGCTGATCCTCTCCGGCGGCGGCGTCTACGAGGGCGGCAGCCTCCTCGGCCCCATGCGCCTGATCCTGCGCGGGCAGCTGCTGTCCCGCTTCGTCAGCCAGCGGGTGCTGATCCTGAGCGCGACCACCAGCCGGGACGACCTGGAGACGCTCGCCGGCATGGCGGCGGCCGGCACGCTGACGCCGGCGATCGACCGGACGTTCCCGCTGTCGGCGGCGGCCGACGCGATCCGGTACCTCGAGCACGAGCACGCCACCGCGAAGGTCGTCATCACCGTCTGA
- a CDS encoding transcriptional regulator, giving the protein MTAEAGLPDAHPVTGLDDVVHQRVRLGILTITHEARRVEFGYLKAQLELTAGNLSQHLGVLETAGLVEVEKGYAGRRGRTWITLTAAGSAALAEEIGRLKLLIARVETPGE; this is encoded by the coding sequence ATGACCGCCGAGGCCGGCCTTCCCGACGCCCACCCGGTCACCGGCCTGGACGACGTGGTCCATCAGCGGGTCCGGCTGGGCATCCTCACCATCACGCACGAGGCGCGCCGGGTGGAGTTCGGCTACCTGAAGGCCCAGCTCGAGCTGACCGCCGGCAACCTCTCCCAGCACCTGGGCGTCCTCGAGACGGCCGGCCTGGTCGAGGTCGAGAAGGGGTACGCCGGCCGGCGCGGCCGTACCTGGATCACGCTCACCGCCGCCGGCAGCGCCGCGCTCGCCGAGGAGATCGGGCGGCTGAAGCTGCTCATCGCGCGGGTCGAGACCCCCGGGGAGTGA
- a CDS encoding FAD-binding oxidoreductase, translating into MINRRDFLRTGSAAALALGLLPDGPRSSVWDELERRLRGELVLPSDPGYGTARQLELAQFDAVGPRAVAYCAGTADVSLAVRFAQQHGLPVAVRSGGHSYGGWSTTPGLIIDVSRLNAVTVGPETVTIGPGAQNVDILNTLAPHGLVVSEGGCPTVAAGGFLQGGGFGLLTRPLGMACDAVVSAEVVLADGSVVTASPREHGDLYWGIRGGGGGNFGVVTSFTVTPHAGDRMAVATLSFGYDQAVDVLDGVSAWLPDAPRTIGGGAYLVQPDAAPGSVPVVSVMLASRGTAAELTAQADRLVAMTGAPAGRQEFALTYQALMMTVFGCADLSQEQCRRSEKTATGVLTRPAFGLERTRLSGAPFTRGGWDAVLSAFDADRRAGQSRYLDLHLFGGAANDPARTDTAYVHRDSLFSVNYRVHIADPAADTAEARSVARRWVDRGFATIDPLSNGETYQNWMDPALKDWRQSYYAENYPRLARLKSAYDPYRFFRFRQGV; encoded by the coding sequence GTGATCAACCGGAGAGACTTTCTGCGTACCGGCAGCGCCGCCGCGCTCGCCCTCGGCCTGCTGCCCGACGGCCCGCGCTCCTCGGTGTGGGACGAGCTCGAGAGACGCCTGCGGGGCGAGCTGGTCCTGCCGTCCGACCCGGGTTACGGCACCGCACGGCAGCTCGAGCTGGCGCAGTTCGACGCGGTGGGTCCGCGGGCCGTCGCGTACTGCGCCGGCACCGCCGACGTGTCGTTGGCCGTGCGCTTCGCCCAGCAGCACGGGCTGCCGGTCGCCGTCCGCAGCGGCGGGCACAGCTACGGCGGCTGGTCCACGACGCCCGGCCTGATCATCGACGTGTCCCGGCTGAACGCCGTCACCGTCGGGCCGGAGACGGTGACCATCGGCCCCGGCGCGCAGAACGTCGACATCCTGAACACCCTCGCGCCGCACGGCCTGGTGGTCAGCGAGGGCGGCTGCCCGACGGTGGCCGCCGGTGGCTTCCTCCAGGGCGGCGGGTTCGGCCTGCTGACCCGCCCGCTCGGCATGGCCTGCGACGCCGTGGTCTCCGCCGAGGTGGTGCTCGCCGACGGCAGCGTGGTCACCGCGTCGCCGCGGGAGCACGGCGACCTGTACTGGGGCATCCGCGGCGGGGGCGGGGGCAACTTCGGGGTGGTCACGTCCTTCACGGTCACCCCGCACGCCGGTGACCGGATGGCGGTCGCCACCCTCTCCTTCGGCTACGACCAGGCCGTCGACGTCCTCGACGGCGTCTCGGCCTGGTTGCCGGACGCACCGCGCACCATCGGCGGCGGCGCCTACCTGGTTCAGCCGGACGCCGCGCCGGGTTCGGTGCCGGTCGTCTCGGTCATGCTCGCCTCGCGGGGCACGGCGGCGGAGCTGACCGCGCAGGCCGACCGGCTGGTGGCCATGACCGGCGCGCCGGCCGGGCGGCAGGAGTTCGCCCTGACGTACCAGGCGCTCATGATGACCGTCTTCGGCTGCGCGGACCTGAGCCAGGAGCAGTGCCGGCGCTCGGAGAAGACCGCAACCGGGGTGCTGACCCGGCCCGCGTTCGGGCTCGAACGCACCCGCCTGAGCGGCGCGCCGTTCACGCGCGGCGGATGGGACGCCGTGCTGTCGGCGTTCGACGCGGACCGCCGGGCCGGTCAGTCGCGCTACCTCGACCTGCACCTGTTCGGCGGTGCCGCGAACGACCCCGCGCGCACCGACACCGCCTACGTGCACCGCGACTCGCTGTTCTCGGTCAACTATCGGGTGCACATCGCCGACCCGGCGGCGGACACCGCCGAGGCGAGGAGCGTCGCGCGGCGGTGGGTGGACCGGGGCTTCGCCACCATCGACCCGCTGTCAAACGGCGAGACCTACCAGAACTGGATGGACCCGGCGCTCAAGGACTGGCGGCAGTCCTACTACGCCGAGAACTACCCGCGGCTGGCCCGGCTCAAGAGCGCGTACGACCCGTACCGCTTCTTCCGCTTCCGTCAGGGGGTCTGA
- a CDS encoding helix-turn-helix transcriptional regulator: MKADRLVATLLYLQARGRTTVGELAAELEVSHRTARRDLEALAAAGVPVYSRRGRGGGWSLVGGARTELTGLTAGEIRALFLVAGPPAAETPELRLALRKLVRALPSTLRSGAEAAARAVVVDGTDWSRSAAPAGPHLDPLRRAVLDGERVRLGYAGRDRPAGVRLVDPLGLVSKAGAWYLVAGTPRGLRAFRLSRVRSVEATSDPVRRPDGFDLAAAWRSLAARVEDRMLAATAGVRARRDALPVLRGVLGERLRVVRELADGWVEIEVAGPSADVLAAQLAGFGARVEVLWPAETRNRLSRLAGELAALYWTGPEPPYRGADRRELVG, translated from the coding sequence ATGAAGGCTGACCGTCTGGTGGCGACGCTGTTGTACCTACAGGCCCGCGGCCGGACGACCGTCGGCGAGCTGGCCGCGGAGCTGGAGGTCTCGCACCGTACGGCGCGGCGCGACCTCGAGGCGCTCGCGGCCGCCGGCGTCCCGGTCTACTCCCGGCGCGGCCGCGGCGGCGGCTGGTCGCTGGTCGGCGGGGCCCGGACCGAGCTGACCGGGCTGACCGCGGGCGAGATCCGGGCGCTCTTCCTGGTCGCCGGGCCGCCCGCGGCCGAGACACCCGAGCTGCGCCTGGCGCTGCGCAAGCTGGTCCGGGCGCTGCCGTCGACGCTGCGGTCCGGCGCCGAGGCCGCGGCGCGGGCCGTGGTCGTCGACGGCACCGACTGGTCCCGCTCGGCCGCGCCGGCCGGGCCGCACCTGGACCCCCTGCGGCGGGCCGTGCTGGACGGCGAGCGGGTCCGGCTGGGCTACGCCGGCCGCGACAGGCCCGCGGGCGTACGCCTGGTGGACCCCCTCGGCCTGGTGTCGAAGGCCGGTGCCTGGTACCTGGTCGCGGGGACGCCCCGGGGCCTGCGGGCGTTCCGCCTCAGCCGGGTCCGCTCCGTCGAGGCCACCTCGGATCCCGTGCGGCGTCCGGACGGTTTCGACCTGGCCGCGGCCTGGCGTTCGCTCGCCGCCCGGGTGGAGGACCGGATGCTCGCCGCGACGGCGGGCGTGCGCGCGCGGCGCGACGCGCTGCCGGTCCTGCGGGGCGTGCTGGGCGAGCGCCTGCGGGTGGTCCGCGAACTCGCCGACGGCTGGGTCGAGATCGAGGTGGCCGGCCCCTCGGCCGACGTGCTGGCGGCGCAGCTCGCCGGCTTCGGCGCCCGCGTCGAGGTGCTCTGGCCGGCCGAGACCCGCAACCGGCTGTCCCGGCTCGCCGGCGAGCTCGCCGCGCTCTACTGGACCGGGCCGGAGCCGCCGTACCGCGGCGCCGACCGGCGCGAGCTGGTCGGGTAG
- a CDS encoding CHAP domain-containing protein, which yields MRRIFGPALAVIVTVWAVGFVSAPASASAADAANLAAANIGKTAGTCAVNPTHNSLGGSQFDTSCSGGYSGGPEYWCADFAKWVWRNSGFNTSGLTPAAQSFYTYGQSHGTFHATAQPGDAIVFSDNRGGYANHVAVVTAVNSDGSVVIANGNWGGQSGTMAHFATTSSVKQATIPASAASTGSWVAVEGYYITGIVGASGTGGGTPPDPGGNPHSATALCGDGYGVIDTHQLAGATVYLTYNNDLGKNCVVTLADADGGAVAMNATLAVQGGASADDPGTFTWYAGPASAYAPNACVKWGGTYKSSTWTSGWTHCGSGGGSPAPSTSNPYSAGGVCGAGYGVVDRHALAGATVYLTYNNDLGKNCVVTLADDVDGQVAMKATLAVQGGASDSNSGSFTYYAGPVYADAPDACVTWGGGYKGSTWTSDWTHCGSGTGGSAANPYTAAGLCGAGYSVIDSHDLGSATIYLLYGAGRNCVATLVDRGDGAVGLNATLSVQDGSRVSDPGLYQWYAGPVRLAAAGSCVRWGGSYQSSSWVSDWEHCG from the coding sequence GTGAGACGCATATTCGGTCCGGCCCTCGCGGTGATCGTCACGGTCTGGGCGGTCGGGTTCGTGAGCGCGCCCGCGAGCGCGTCGGCGGCGGACGCCGCGAACCTCGCGGCGGCCAACATCGGCAAGACCGCCGGCACCTGCGCCGTGAACCCCACGCACAACTCGCTCGGCGGCAGCCAGTTCGACACCAGCTGCTCCGGCGGCTACTCGGGCGGACCCGAGTACTGGTGCGCGGACTTCGCCAAGTGGGTGTGGCGCAACTCGGGGTTCAACACCTCCGGGCTCACCCCGGCGGCGCAGAGCTTCTACACGTACGGGCAGTCGCACGGCACGTTCCACGCCACCGCCCAGCCGGGTGACGCCATCGTGTTCTCCGACAACCGCGGCGGCTACGCCAACCACGTCGCCGTCGTCACCGCGGTGAACTCCGACGGCTCCGTGGTCATCGCCAACGGCAACTGGGGTGGCCAGAGCGGCACGATGGCGCACTTCGCGACCACGTCGAGCGTCAAGCAGGCCACGATCCCGGCGTCGGCGGCGTCCACCGGGTCGTGGGTCGCCGTCGAGGGCTACTACATCACCGGCATCGTCGGCGCGTCCGGCACCGGCGGTGGCACGCCGCCCGACCCCGGCGGCAACCCGCACTCGGCGACGGCGCTCTGCGGCGACGGCTACGGCGTCATCGACACGCACCAGCTCGCCGGCGCGACGGTCTACCTGACCTACAACAACGACCTCGGAAAGAACTGCGTCGTCACGCTCGCCGACGCCGACGGCGGCGCGGTCGCGATGAACGCGACCCTCGCGGTGCAGGGCGGCGCCTCCGCCGACGATCCGGGCACCTTCACCTGGTACGCGGGGCCGGCCTCGGCCTACGCGCCGAACGCCTGCGTGAAGTGGGGCGGCACGTACAAGAGCAGCACCTGGACCAGCGGCTGGACGCACTGCGGCAGCGGCGGCGGCTCGCCCGCGCCGTCGACGTCCAACCCGTACTCGGCCGGCGGGGTGTGCGGCGCCGGGTACGGCGTCGTCGACCGCCACGCGCTGGCCGGCGCGACGGTCTACCTGACCTACAACAACGACCTCGGAAAGAACTGCGTCGTCACGCTCGCCGACGACGTCGACGGCCAGGTGGCCATGAAGGCGACCCTCGCGGTGCAGGGCGGCGCCTCCGACAGCAACTCCGGCTCGTTCACCTACTACGCCGGTCCGGTGTACGCCGACGCACCCGACGCCTGCGTGACGTGGGGCGGCGGCTACAAGGGCAGCACCTGGACCAGCGACTGGACGCACTGCGGCTCGGGAACCGGCGGCTCGGCGGCCAACCCGTACACGGCGGCCGGCCTGTGCGGGGCGGGATACAGCGTCATCGACTCGCACGACCTCGGCTCCGCCACGATCTACCTGCTGTACGGCGCCGGCCGCAACTGCGTCGCGACGCTGGTGGACCGCGGCGACGGCGCCGTCGGGCTCAACGCAACCCTCTCCGTGCAGGACGGCTCCAGGGTGAGCGATCCGGGCCTGTACCAGTGGTACGCGGGCCCGGTCCGGCTCGCCGCGGCGGGTAGCTGCGTCCGATGGGGCGGCTCCTACCAGAGCAGCTCGTGGGTCAGCGACTGGGAACACTGCGGCTGA
- a CDS encoding TetR/AcrR family transcriptional regulator C-terminal domain-containing protein — protein sequence MAESTLRRAPLSRERVLHAAVALADVIGIEALSMRKLAQDLGVVPMALYKHVANRDELVDGMVDTVVAEIDAPEHGTAWQPAVRRRVLSARRTMLRHPWVSRAIETRQAPTPAVLAYLDSVIGMFRAGGFSADLTHHVMHAMGSRVLGFTQELFTQPEPADHADPAVLAAAARELAAAYPYVAEMALAAAHEDASIVGSGCDDQFEFEFALDLLLDGFERLHERGWSSLTPRGSRPAR from the coding sequence ATGGCCGAGAGCACACTGCGTCGTGCACCCCTGAGCAGGGAGCGGGTGCTCCACGCCGCGGTGGCTCTGGCCGACGTGATCGGGATCGAGGCGCTCAGCATGCGCAAACTCGCCCAGGATCTCGGCGTCGTGCCGATGGCGCTCTACAAGCACGTCGCCAACCGGGACGAACTCGTCGACGGCATGGTGGACACGGTCGTGGCGGAGATCGACGCGCCGGAGCACGGCACCGCCTGGCAGCCCGCGGTCCGCCGTCGGGTCCTCTCGGCGCGGCGGACGATGCTGCGGCACCCGTGGGTGTCCCGGGCGATCGAGACGCGCCAGGCGCCGACACCGGCGGTGCTCGCCTACCTGGACTCGGTCATCGGCATGTTCCGGGCCGGCGGCTTCTCCGCCGACCTCACCCATCACGTCATGCACGCCATGGGCAGCCGGGTGCTGGGCTTCACCCAGGAGCTCTTCACCCAGCCGGAGCCGGCCGACCACGCCGATCCCGCGGTGCTGGCCGCCGCCGCCCGCGAGCTGGCGGCGGCCTACCCGTACGTCGCGGAGATGGCCCTCGCGGCCGCGCACGAGGACGCGTCGATCGTCGGCTCCGGCTGTGACGATCAGTTCGAGTTCGAGTTCGCGCTCGACCTGCTCCTGGACGGGTTCGAGCGGCTGCACGAGCGGGGCTGGAGCTCGCTCACTCCCCGGGGGTCTCGACCCGCGCGATGA